One window of the Osmerus mordax isolate fOsmMor3 chromosome 2, fOsmMor3.pri, whole genome shotgun sequence genome contains the following:
- the als2a gene encoding alsin isoform X1: MLDENKRIEEERSPGERGLLHLWRGCSGNVSPECPLLSRPVLQVSLGACHGLLLAEGGLVYSWGDLSWRQGLRVPPAAPLHEDTLTGQWVVSVAAGSFHSGAVTEEGAVYMWGENNYGQCGVSERGLLPEPTLVSVLDSDSVPPQVVRVTELSCGEQHTLALSVQREVWAWGSGCQLGLVSKTFPVLRPQKVEHLSGRHVIQLACGAFHSLALVRSLPSQDYVTQKTSDKCGQCKQLLNSHTDYEDHSIISDSHYCPLGVELESGRWSRQSTPKERLAACRLPHSDSQYPESVPGQAQGRVQALVRNTHLGCPDSDSDSDSAQFSLSVSPYLLEEASQSPSTESNRDSTPEPPPQEDGSPGAQTDATDSPPQRTKLFSDNYELKGFCSRLSDPLLAELTDSTTGEALFDGRLSSSYEEPSPVRTPSSLYGSAQGPGSVSGGWQGRNKAQGGRRCVEESFQGKKSASLADILLEDATAANRRRSLPGAFSHASPVLPRGKCRRGRGNGPAPGVDKAEEQLPSLANEVWSWGRGQEGQLGHGDHMPRLQPLCIKTLNEEEVVRVAAGTYHSVAITAKCQVFSWGSNMSGQLGHMMSPTTRPQQAKISEGIRVWDVAAGQSHSLFLADGDCIQPVLCYGGQRDSPRSAQGSPPRSRERSSARGEMHTVRPILLPFCMDMGYVSSVGCGGQSCAALADHNVMGFIGGIHELAASERKSYCMLADVHKRVLCPLLKRVCSTLGPCSQLFQTLGDSFSRLCQLTGQHSVSLTSFLRHAQNRDITGLLLLQHSALFLNTYKEYCGSVGNFQVMGGFQAITKLSVECFGKKLELLRQLSDSPEKVLLGDLLVSLCYMPLEQLHQYSRLLLKLATCFDVNTEAYQRLQEGCSGYEDLSNSLRRKRKEAENTCLFWKTFSGRTTDSLRLPRRRLLCETSNKSLTLQNAGRFSVNWFILFNDALVHAQGTIPSKGFFSSHHVYPLAILWVEPVTQETSSLYGIKVTTPEESFTLLATSPQEKAKWLRALNQAVEQQVVMGDRVGVGGVPAVARSASYTFTREGRLKDATYSGRWLTATPHGRGTMKWPDGRTYTGTFRKGLEDGYGDCLMPNKLMNKPDRYLGQWREGRIHGFGTYRYASGEVYEGSFHDTLRQGHGMLSSGKLARSSSSVFVGQWLQDKRTGYGVFDDITKGEKYMGMWLEDQRQGSAVVVTQFGLYYEGTFSNNKMTGTGLLVVDDDTSFQGEFSDDWILNGKGTLSMPNGDHIEGQFSGEWATGLKIEGRYTKPNLYMTERRERACELKLGRLAVPADQKWKSVFEECWRRLDCDSPGQGDPKRAWEKIAVTLTTGHRNSPELLSRSQRMTLEQLEVIPQHVGPVTTVHYNSIRRYLSKACETPLHPLGCLLETLVTAYRMTYVGVGSNRRLLRQAVEEIRSYLTRIFQLVRFLFPDLPEEGTFIPECSSSPASSQPGWLGSPVPLTEAGQQGCVVSSSSLLLPVLLPRLYPPLFTLYCLHQERQEADYWDCVIRLNKQSDQALLAFLGVQERFWPVSVSVLGEQKQVLSSTRDACFASAVETLQQLSTTFTPSDKLLVIHLTFRELKQEVQTLLDGNFLLSMDDLLPLSLYVVLRARIRNLGAEVSLIEDLMEPCLQHGELGLMFTTLQACYVHIQREKTT, translated from the exons ATGCTGGACGAAAATAAAAG AATTGAGGAGGAAAGgtcccctggagagagaggcttgcTCCACCTCTGGAGAGGCTGCAGTGGGAATGTAAGCCCAGAGTGTCCGCTCCTGTCTCGCCCTGTCCTGCAGGTTTCCCTGGGGGCCTGTCATGGACTTCTGTTGGCCGAGG gTGGGCTGGTGTACAGCTGGGGTGACCTGTCCTGGAGGCAGGGGCTGAGGGtccccccagcagcacccctACACGAGGACACCCTGACAGGCCAGTGGGTCGTGTCGGTGGCTGCCGGGAGCTTCCATAGTGGGGCAGTCACAGAGGAAGGGGCGGTCTACATGTGGGGGGAGAATAATTATGGCCAGTGTGGCGTGTCGGAGAGGGGCCTGCTTCCAGAGCCGACCCTCGTCAGCGTGCTGGACTCGGACAGCGTCCCGCCTCAGGTGGTCAGAGTAACGGAGCTGTCCTGTGGAGAGCAGCACACTCTGGCGCTGTCTGTTCAGCGTGAGGTGTGGGCTTGGGGAAGTGGCTGCCAGCTGGGTCTTGTCTCCAAGACCTTCCCTGTCTTGAGGCCCCAGAAGGTGGAGCACCTGTCAGGGAGGCATGTGATACAGCTGGCCTGTGGGGCGTTCCACAGCCTGGCCCTGGTTAGAAGTCTACCTTCCCAGGACTACGTTACCCAGAAGACCTCGGACAAGTGTGGACAGTGTAAGCAGCTGCTAAACTCCCATACTGACTATGAGGACCACAGCATCATCTCTGACAGCCACTACTGCCCGCTGGGGGTGGAACTGGAATCAGGCCGGTGGTCAAGACAGTCGACCCCAAAAGAGAGACTTGCGGCCTGCCGTCTCCCTCATAGCGACAGCCAATACCCTGAATCAGTCCCAGGCCAAGCCCAGGGCCGAGTACAGGCTTTGGTTCGAAATACACATTTAGGTTGCCCCGACTCTGACTCTGACTCAGACTCTGCTCAGTTCTCGTTGTCTGTTTCGCCATACCTTCTTGAAGAGGCCTCTCAGTCCCCTTCCACAGAGTCTAACAGAGATTCCACACCAGAGCCCCCTCCACAGGAAGATGGCAGCCCTGGAGCTCAGACAGACGCCACAGATTCCCCTCCTCAGAGAACCAAACTCTTTTCTGATAATTACGAGCTCAAAGGCTTCTGTAGTAGACTCTCCGATCCCTTATTGGCTGAGCTGACTGACAGCACTACTGGAGAGGCCCTCTTTGATGGACGCCTTTCTTCAAGTTATGAGGAGCCCTCTCCTGTAAGGACCCCCTCCAGCCTGTATGGATCTGCCCAGGGTCCAgggagtgtgtctggggggtGGCAGGGCAGGAACAAGGCTCAAGGTGGGCGtcggtgtgtggaggagagcttTCAGGGCAAGAAGAGCGCCAGTCTGGCTGACATACTGCTGGAGGATGCTACAGCAGCCAATAGGAGGAGATCTCTCCCAGGAGCATTCTCTCATG CATCGCCAGTTCTGCCCAGAGGGAAGTGCCGAAGGGGCAGGGGGAACGGGCCGGCGCCTGGAGTGGACAAGGCTGAAGAGCAGCTGCCCTCCCTGGCCAACGAGGTGtggagctggggcaggggccaGGAGGGTCAGCTGGGCCACGGAGACCACATGCCCAG GCTCCAGCCCCTGTGTATAAAGACTCTGAACGAAGAGGAGGTTGTCAGGGTGGCCGCAGGGACATATCATTCTGTGGCCATCACTGCAAAAtgccag GTCTTCAGCTGGGGCAGCAACATGAGTGGCCAGCTAGGACACATGATGAGTCCTACCACTCGCCCTCAACAGGCCAAG ATCTCAGAGGGGATCCGTGTGTGGGATGTGGCGGCGGGTCAGAGCCACTCCCTGTTCCTGGCGGACGGCGACTGCATCCAGCCCGTGCTCTGCTACGGCGGACAGCGGGACTCCCCGAGGTCAGCGCAGGGGTCACCTCCCAGGTCACGGGAGAGGTCGTCCGCCAGAGGAGAGATGCACACAGTCAGACCGATCCTGCTGCCCTTCTGCATGGAC ATGGGCTACGTGAGCAGCGTGGGCTGCGGCGGGCAGAGCTGCGCGGCGCTGGCGGACCACAATGTGATGGGGTTCATCGGCGGCATCCACGAGCTGGCCGCCTCGGAGAGGAAGTCCTACTGCATGCTCGCCGACGTCCACAAACGCGTGCTCTGTCCGCTGCTCAAAagag TGTGCTCGACCTTGGGCCCGTGCAGCCAGCTCTTCCAGACTCTGGGGGACAGTTTCAGTCGCCTGTGTCAGCTGACAGGACAGCACTCTGTGTCCCTCACTTCCTTCCTGCGTCACGCCCAGAACCGTGACATCAcaggcctgctcctcctccagcactctGCGCTCTTCCTGAATACTTACAAAGA ataCTGTGGTTCAGTTGGCAACTTCCAGGTGATGGGAGGCTTCCAGGCCATCACGAAGCTCTCTGT GGAGTGTTTCGGTAAGAAGCTGGAGTTGCTGAGGCAGCTGTCAGACAGCCCAGAGAAGGTCCTGCTGGGGGATCTGCTGGTGTCTCTGTGCTACATGCCTCTGGAGCAGCTCCACCAGTACAGCAGGCTGCTGCTCAAGCTGGCCACCTGCTTCGACGTG AACACGGAAGCCTACCAGCGCCTCCAGGAGGGCTGCTCCGGGTACGAGGACCTGTCCAACAGCCtgcggaggaagaggaaggaggccgAGAACACCTGCCTCTTCTGGAAGACCTTCTCAGGAAGGACCACG gACTCTCTCCGCCTGCCCCGACGTCGCCTGTTGTGTGAGACCAGCAACAAGTCCCTGACCCTGCAGAACGCCGGCAGGTTCTCCGTCAACTGGTTCATCCTCTTCAACGACGCCCTAGTCCACGCGCAG GGCACCATCCCCTCTAAGGGCTTT TTCTCTTCGCACCACGTGTACCCTCTGGCCATCCTGTGGGTGGAGCCTGTTACCCAGGAAACCAGCAGCCT GTATGGCATTAAGGTGACCACACCAGAGGAGAGTTTCACACTGCTAGCTACCTCACCTCAGGAAAAG GCAAAGTGGCTGCGTGCCCTGAACCAGGCTGTGGAACAGCAGGTTGTGATGGgggacagggtgggggtggggggcgtccCCGCCGTGGCACGCTCTGCCTCTTACACCTTCACCAGGGAGGGCCGTCTGAAGGACGCCACCTACAGCGGGCGCTGGCTCACTGCCACGCCCCACGGCAG GGGGACTATGAAGTGGCCAGATGGGAGAACATACACAGGAACATTTAGAAAGGGATTGGAGGATGG CTATGGAGACTGTCTGATGCCCAACAAGCTGATGAACAAGCCTGATCGTTACCTTGGCcagtggagggagggcagaatCCATGGTTTTGGGACCTACAG GTATGCCTCCGGGGAGGTGTACGAGGGCTCCTTCCACGACACGCTGCGTCAGGGCCACGGCATGCTGAGCAGCGGCAAGCTGgctcgctcctcctccagcgTGTTCGTCGGCCAATGGCTGCAGGACAAGAGGACCGGCTACGGTGTCTTTGATGACATCACAAA AGGTGAGAAGTACATGGGCATGTGGCTGGAGGACCAGCGCCAGGGCAGCGCTGTGGTGGTCACCCAGTTTGGGTTGTACTACGAGGGCACCTTCAGCAACAACAAGATGACA GGCACCGGCCTCCTAGTGGTCGATGACGATACTTCATTCCAGGGAGAGTTCTCCGACGACTGGATACTCAATGGGAAG GGTACCTTGTCCATGCCTAACGGGGATCATATTGAGGGTCAGTTCAGTGGAGAGTGGGCCACGGGACTGAAGATAGAGGGCAGGTACACTAAGCCCAACCTCTAcatgacagagaggagagagagggcctgtGAGCT taaatTGGGTCGCTTGGCAGTGCCTGCCGATCAGAAGTGGAAGTCCGTGTTTGAGGAGTGTTGGAGAAGGCTGGACTGTGACTCACCGGGCCAAGGGGACCCGAAGAGGGCCTGGGAGAAAATAGCTGTCACACTCACCACAGGTCACAGAAACAg tccGGAGTTGTTGAGTCGTAGTCAGAGGATGAccctggagcagctggaggtCATCCCTCAGCACGTCGGCCCGGTCACCACCGTCCACTACAACAGCATCAGGCGCTACCTCTCCAag GCGTGTGAGACCCCCCTGCACCCTCTGGGCTGCTTGCTGGAGACCCTGGTGACTGCGTACAGGATGACCTATGTGGGGGTGGGCTCCAACCGACGGCTGCTGCGCCAGGCCGTGGAGGAGATCAGGTCCTACCTCACACGCATCTTCCAGCTCGTCAG GTTCCTGTTCCCAGACCTCCCAGAGGAGGGAACCTTCATCCCAGAGtgttcctcctccccagcctccagccagccagggtGGCTGGGATCTCCTGTCCCCCTGACAGAGGCTGGACAGCAGGG CTGTGTGGTGAGCAGCTCCAGCCTGCTGCTGCCCGTGCTTCTGCCCcgcctctacccccccctcttCACCCTCTACTGCCTCcaccaggagaggcaggaggccgACTACTGGGACTGTGTCATCCGCCTCAACAAGCAGTCTGACCAGGCCCTGCTCGCCTTCCTTGGGGTGCAGGA GAGGTTCTGGccggtgtctgtctctgtgctgGGGGAGCAGAAACAG GTCCTCTCCAGCACTAGAGACGCTTGCTTCGCCTCTGCTGTGGAGACCCTTCAGCAGCTCAG TACCACATTCACTCCATCAGACAAGCTGCTGGTGATCCACCTAACCTTCAGAGAGCTGAAACAGGAAGTACAAACCCTCCTGGATGGGAACTTCCTGTTGTCCATGGacgacctcctccccctctccctgtacgTGGTGCTCAGAGCCAG GATCAGAAACCTGGGGGCCGAGGTGAGCCTGATTGAGGACCTGATGGAGCCGTGTTTACAGCACGGAGAGCTGGGCCTCATGTTCACCACACTCCAG
- the als2a gene encoding alsin isoform X2 encodes MLDENKRIEEERSPGERGLLHLWRGCSGNVSPECPLLSRPVLQVSLGACHGLLLAEGGLVYSWGDLSWRQGLRVPPAAPLHEDTLTGQWVVSVAAGSFHSGAVTEEGAVYMWGENNYGQCGVSERGLLPEPTLVSVLDSDSVPPQVVRVTELSCGEQHTLALSVQREVWAWGSGCQLGLVSKTFPVLRPQKVEHLSGRHVIQLACGAFHSLALVRSLPSQDYVTQKTSDKCGQCKQLLNSHTDYEDHSIISDSHYCPLGVELESGRWSRQSTPKERLAACRLPHSDSQYPESVPGQAQGRVQALVRNTHLGCPDSDSDSDSAQFSLSVSPYLLEEASQSPSTESNRDSTPEPPPQEDGSPGAQTDATDSPPQRTKLFSDNYELKGFCSRLSDPLLAELTDSTTGEALFDGRLSSSYEEPSPVRTPSSLYGSAQGPGSVSGGWQGRNKAQGGRRCVEESFQGKKSASLADILLEDATAANRRRSLPGAFSHASPVLPRGKCRRGRGNGPAPGVDKAEEQLPSLANEVWSWGRGQEGQLGHGDHMPRLQPLCIKTLNEEEVVRVAAGTYHSVAITAKCQVFSWGSNMSGQLGHMMSPTTRPQQAKISEGIRVWDVAAGQSHSLFLADGDCIQPVLCYGGQRDSPRSAQGSPPRSRERSSARGEMHTVRPILLPFCMDMGYVSSVGCGGQSCAALADHNVMGFIGGIHELAASERKSYCMLADVHKRVLCPLLKRVCSTLGPCSQLFQTLGDSFSRLCQLTGQHSVSLTSFLRHAQNRDITGLLLLQHSALFLNTYKEYCGSVGNFQVMGGFQAITKLSVECFGKKLELLRQLSDSPEKVLLGDLLVSLCYMPLEQLHQYSRLLLKLATCFDVNTEAYQRLQEGCSGYEDLSNSLRRKRKEAENTCLFWKTFSGRTTDSLRLPRRRLLCETSNKSLTLQNAGRFSVNWFILFNDALVHAQFSSHHVYPLAILWVEPVTQETSSLYGIKVTTPEESFTLLATSPQEKAKWLRALNQAVEQQVVMGDRVGVGGVPAVARSASYTFTREGRLKDATYSGRWLTATPHGRGTMKWPDGRTYTGTFRKGLEDGYGDCLMPNKLMNKPDRYLGQWREGRIHGFGTYRYASGEVYEGSFHDTLRQGHGMLSSGKLARSSSSVFVGQWLQDKRTGYGVFDDITKGEKYMGMWLEDQRQGSAVVVTQFGLYYEGTFSNNKMTGTGLLVVDDDTSFQGEFSDDWILNGKGTLSMPNGDHIEGQFSGEWATGLKIEGRYTKPNLYMTERRERACELKLGRLAVPADQKWKSVFEECWRRLDCDSPGQGDPKRAWEKIAVTLTTGHRNSPELLSRSQRMTLEQLEVIPQHVGPVTTVHYNSIRRYLSKACETPLHPLGCLLETLVTAYRMTYVGVGSNRRLLRQAVEEIRSYLTRIFQLVRFLFPDLPEEGTFIPECSSSPASSQPGWLGSPVPLTEAGQQGCVVSSSSLLLPVLLPRLYPPLFTLYCLHQERQEADYWDCVIRLNKQSDQALLAFLGVQERFWPVSVSVLGEQKQVLSSTRDACFASAVETLQQLSTTFTPSDKLLVIHLTFRELKQEVQTLLDGNFLLSMDDLLPLSLYVVLRARIRNLGAEVSLIEDLMEPCLQHGELGLMFTTLQACYVHIQREKTT; translated from the exons ATGCTGGACGAAAATAAAAG AATTGAGGAGGAAAGgtcccctggagagagaggcttgcTCCACCTCTGGAGAGGCTGCAGTGGGAATGTAAGCCCAGAGTGTCCGCTCCTGTCTCGCCCTGTCCTGCAGGTTTCCCTGGGGGCCTGTCATGGACTTCTGTTGGCCGAGG gTGGGCTGGTGTACAGCTGGGGTGACCTGTCCTGGAGGCAGGGGCTGAGGGtccccccagcagcacccctACACGAGGACACCCTGACAGGCCAGTGGGTCGTGTCGGTGGCTGCCGGGAGCTTCCATAGTGGGGCAGTCACAGAGGAAGGGGCGGTCTACATGTGGGGGGAGAATAATTATGGCCAGTGTGGCGTGTCGGAGAGGGGCCTGCTTCCAGAGCCGACCCTCGTCAGCGTGCTGGACTCGGACAGCGTCCCGCCTCAGGTGGTCAGAGTAACGGAGCTGTCCTGTGGAGAGCAGCACACTCTGGCGCTGTCTGTTCAGCGTGAGGTGTGGGCTTGGGGAAGTGGCTGCCAGCTGGGTCTTGTCTCCAAGACCTTCCCTGTCTTGAGGCCCCAGAAGGTGGAGCACCTGTCAGGGAGGCATGTGATACAGCTGGCCTGTGGGGCGTTCCACAGCCTGGCCCTGGTTAGAAGTCTACCTTCCCAGGACTACGTTACCCAGAAGACCTCGGACAAGTGTGGACAGTGTAAGCAGCTGCTAAACTCCCATACTGACTATGAGGACCACAGCATCATCTCTGACAGCCACTACTGCCCGCTGGGGGTGGAACTGGAATCAGGCCGGTGGTCAAGACAGTCGACCCCAAAAGAGAGACTTGCGGCCTGCCGTCTCCCTCATAGCGACAGCCAATACCCTGAATCAGTCCCAGGCCAAGCCCAGGGCCGAGTACAGGCTTTGGTTCGAAATACACATTTAGGTTGCCCCGACTCTGACTCTGACTCAGACTCTGCTCAGTTCTCGTTGTCTGTTTCGCCATACCTTCTTGAAGAGGCCTCTCAGTCCCCTTCCACAGAGTCTAACAGAGATTCCACACCAGAGCCCCCTCCACAGGAAGATGGCAGCCCTGGAGCTCAGACAGACGCCACAGATTCCCCTCCTCAGAGAACCAAACTCTTTTCTGATAATTACGAGCTCAAAGGCTTCTGTAGTAGACTCTCCGATCCCTTATTGGCTGAGCTGACTGACAGCACTACTGGAGAGGCCCTCTTTGATGGACGCCTTTCTTCAAGTTATGAGGAGCCCTCTCCTGTAAGGACCCCCTCCAGCCTGTATGGATCTGCCCAGGGTCCAgggagtgtgtctggggggtGGCAGGGCAGGAACAAGGCTCAAGGTGGGCGtcggtgtgtggaggagagcttTCAGGGCAAGAAGAGCGCCAGTCTGGCTGACATACTGCTGGAGGATGCTACAGCAGCCAATAGGAGGAGATCTCTCCCAGGAGCATTCTCTCATG CATCGCCAGTTCTGCCCAGAGGGAAGTGCCGAAGGGGCAGGGGGAACGGGCCGGCGCCTGGAGTGGACAAGGCTGAAGAGCAGCTGCCCTCCCTGGCCAACGAGGTGtggagctggggcaggggccaGGAGGGTCAGCTGGGCCACGGAGACCACATGCCCAG GCTCCAGCCCCTGTGTATAAAGACTCTGAACGAAGAGGAGGTTGTCAGGGTGGCCGCAGGGACATATCATTCTGTGGCCATCACTGCAAAAtgccag GTCTTCAGCTGGGGCAGCAACATGAGTGGCCAGCTAGGACACATGATGAGTCCTACCACTCGCCCTCAACAGGCCAAG ATCTCAGAGGGGATCCGTGTGTGGGATGTGGCGGCGGGTCAGAGCCACTCCCTGTTCCTGGCGGACGGCGACTGCATCCAGCCCGTGCTCTGCTACGGCGGACAGCGGGACTCCCCGAGGTCAGCGCAGGGGTCACCTCCCAGGTCACGGGAGAGGTCGTCCGCCAGAGGAGAGATGCACACAGTCAGACCGATCCTGCTGCCCTTCTGCATGGAC ATGGGCTACGTGAGCAGCGTGGGCTGCGGCGGGCAGAGCTGCGCGGCGCTGGCGGACCACAATGTGATGGGGTTCATCGGCGGCATCCACGAGCTGGCCGCCTCGGAGAGGAAGTCCTACTGCATGCTCGCCGACGTCCACAAACGCGTGCTCTGTCCGCTGCTCAAAagag TGTGCTCGACCTTGGGCCCGTGCAGCCAGCTCTTCCAGACTCTGGGGGACAGTTTCAGTCGCCTGTGTCAGCTGACAGGACAGCACTCTGTGTCCCTCACTTCCTTCCTGCGTCACGCCCAGAACCGTGACATCAcaggcctgctcctcctccagcactctGCGCTCTTCCTGAATACTTACAAAGA ataCTGTGGTTCAGTTGGCAACTTCCAGGTGATGGGAGGCTTCCAGGCCATCACGAAGCTCTCTGT GGAGTGTTTCGGTAAGAAGCTGGAGTTGCTGAGGCAGCTGTCAGACAGCCCAGAGAAGGTCCTGCTGGGGGATCTGCTGGTGTCTCTGTGCTACATGCCTCTGGAGCAGCTCCACCAGTACAGCAGGCTGCTGCTCAAGCTGGCCACCTGCTTCGACGTG AACACGGAAGCCTACCAGCGCCTCCAGGAGGGCTGCTCCGGGTACGAGGACCTGTCCAACAGCCtgcggaggaagaggaaggaggccgAGAACACCTGCCTCTTCTGGAAGACCTTCTCAGGAAGGACCACG gACTCTCTCCGCCTGCCCCGACGTCGCCTGTTGTGTGAGACCAGCAACAAGTCCCTGACCCTGCAGAACGCCGGCAGGTTCTCCGTCAACTGGTTCATCCTCTTCAACGACGCCCTAGTCCACGCGCAG TTCTCTTCGCACCACGTGTACCCTCTGGCCATCCTGTGGGTGGAGCCTGTTACCCAGGAAACCAGCAGCCT GTATGGCATTAAGGTGACCACACCAGAGGAGAGTTTCACACTGCTAGCTACCTCACCTCAGGAAAAG GCAAAGTGGCTGCGTGCCCTGAACCAGGCTGTGGAACAGCAGGTTGTGATGGgggacagggtgggggtggggggcgtccCCGCCGTGGCACGCTCTGCCTCTTACACCTTCACCAGGGAGGGCCGTCTGAAGGACGCCACCTACAGCGGGCGCTGGCTCACTGCCACGCCCCACGGCAG GGGGACTATGAAGTGGCCAGATGGGAGAACATACACAGGAACATTTAGAAAGGGATTGGAGGATGG CTATGGAGACTGTCTGATGCCCAACAAGCTGATGAACAAGCCTGATCGTTACCTTGGCcagtggagggagggcagaatCCATGGTTTTGGGACCTACAG GTATGCCTCCGGGGAGGTGTACGAGGGCTCCTTCCACGACACGCTGCGTCAGGGCCACGGCATGCTGAGCAGCGGCAAGCTGgctcgctcctcctccagcgTGTTCGTCGGCCAATGGCTGCAGGACAAGAGGACCGGCTACGGTGTCTTTGATGACATCACAAA AGGTGAGAAGTACATGGGCATGTGGCTGGAGGACCAGCGCCAGGGCAGCGCTGTGGTGGTCACCCAGTTTGGGTTGTACTACGAGGGCACCTTCAGCAACAACAAGATGACA GGCACCGGCCTCCTAGTGGTCGATGACGATACTTCATTCCAGGGAGAGTTCTCCGACGACTGGATACTCAATGGGAAG GGTACCTTGTCCATGCCTAACGGGGATCATATTGAGGGTCAGTTCAGTGGAGAGTGGGCCACGGGACTGAAGATAGAGGGCAGGTACACTAAGCCCAACCTCTAcatgacagagaggagagagagggcctgtGAGCT taaatTGGGTCGCTTGGCAGTGCCTGCCGATCAGAAGTGGAAGTCCGTGTTTGAGGAGTGTTGGAGAAGGCTGGACTGTGACTCACCGGGCCAAGGGGACCCGAAGAGGGCCTGGGAGAAAATAGCTGTCACACTCACCACAGGTCACAGAAACAg tccGGAGTTGTTGAGTCGTAGTCAGAGGATGAccctggagcagctggaggtCATCCCTCAGCACGTCGGCCCGGTCACCACCGTCCACTACAACAGCATCAGGCGCTACCTCTCCAag GCGTGTGAGACCCCCCTGCACCCTCTGGGCTGCTTGCTGGAGACCCTGGTGACTGCGTACAGGATGACCTATGTGGGGGTGGGCTCCAACCGACGGCTGCTGCGCCAGGCCGTGGAGGAGATCAGGTCCTACCTCACACGCATCTTCCAGCTCGTCAG GTTCCTGTTCCCAGACCTCCCAGAGGAGGGAACCTTCATCCCAGAGtgttcctcctccccagcctccagccagccagggtGGCTGGGATCTCCTGTCCCCCTGACAGAGGCTGGACAGCAGGG CTGTGTGGTGAGCAGCTCCAGCCTGCTGCTGCCCGTGCTTCTGCCCcgcctctacccccccctcttCACCCTCTACTGCCTCcaccaggagaggcaggaggccgACTACTGGGACTGTGTCATCCGCCTCAACAAGCAGTCTGACCAGGCCCTGCTCGCCTTCCTTGGGGTGCAGGA GAGGTTCTGGccggtgtctgtctctgtgctgGGGGAGCAGAAACAG GTCCTCTCCAGCACTAGAGACGCTTGCTTCGCCTCTGCTGTGGAGACCCTTCAGCAGCTCAG TACCACATTCACTCCATCAGACAAGCTGCTGGTGATCCACCTAACCTTCAGAGAGCTGAAACAGGAAGTACAAACCCTCCTGGATGGGAACTTCCTGTTGTCCATGGacgacctcctccccctctccctgtacgTGGTGCTCAGAGCCAG GATCAGAAACCTGGGGGCCGAGGTGAGCCTGATTGAGGACCTGATGGAGCCGTGTTTACAGCACGGAGAGCTGGGCCTCATGTTCACCACACTCCAG